CGACTAGAAATATCCCGAAACAGCCCCATTTATAGTCCCCGGCCTTGCATCCCCGCGTCTGGCCCGATAATTTAGTTCTTATGGTGCTACCAACTGATATTAAAGAGTGGATCGAGCGCGGCATGCCCGGCGCCCGGGTCGAAGTCGACGGTGACGGCCATCATTTCGAGGCCTTGATCGTCGCCAAAGAATTCGCCGGCAAAAGCATGTTGCAACAGCATCGCATGGTGTACGCCGTCCTGGGCGACAAGATGCGCGCCGACATCCATGCATTATCCCTGCGGACTCTGACGCCTGAGGAATATCAGACGCAGAGCGAGTAATCCAAACAATTTCTCCCGCCCTACGGGGCCGGATTTTAGGTGATGAGGTGTAGTAATGAGTGTTCAAGACAAAATTCGGCAGCAGCTCGCTTCCGACAAAATCGTTCTTTATATGAAGGGCAACCCGCAGTCGCCGATGTGCGGCTTCTCGGCCAAGGCGGTGCAGCTGCTCAATGCCGCCGGCGCTAAGTTCTCGACCTTCGACGTGCTGGCCGATGCGGAAGTGCGTCAGGGATTGAAGGAATTTTCCAACTGGCCGACGTTTCCGCAGCTGTACGTCGACGGTGAATTGGTCGGCGGCTGCGACATCATGACCGAGCTCTACCAAAAGGGAGAGCTGCAAAAATTGGTCGGCAAGGCACAAGGATAAAACTGCCGACGCTTAGCGCACGCAACAGGGCTGCCGAGATCGGCGGCCCTGTTTTTATTAGGTTCCCGAAAAAAGCTCCTCGACCTTTTTTCTTGGTGACGGTGAAAAACTCGAATGGATAGATTGCTCATCAACGGTGGCATTCCACTGCGCGGCGATGTCCGCATTTCCGGTGCAAAGAACGCCGCACTGCCGATTTTGGTCGCGTCGTTGTTGACCGACGAAACCCTGTGCATCGGCAACATGCCGCACTTACAGGACATCACGACGACCATGGAACTGCTCGGCCGCATGGGCGTTCGTCTGGTGGTAGCGGAAAAAATGATGATCGAAGCGAACGCCAATAAAGTGACGTCGTTGTGCGCGCCGTATGAGCTGGTGAAGACCATGCGCGCATCGATTCTGGTGTTGGGTCCGTTGCTGGCGCGCTTCGGCGAGGCCGAGGTATCGATGCCGGGCGGTTGCGCTATCGGCTCGCGGCCGATCAATCTGCACGTCAAAGGCCTGCAGGCGATGGGTGCCGAGATTTCGCTCGAAGGCGGTTACATCCGCGCCAAGGCCAAGCGTTTGCAGGGCGCACGCGTTTTCATGGACCTCGTGTCTGTCACCGGCACCGAGAACCTAATGATGGCGGCGGCGCTGGCCGACGGTGTGACGGTGATCGAGAACGCCGCGCGCGAGCCCGAGGTCGTCGACTTGGCGAATTGCTTGATCACGATGGGCGCGAAGATCGCCGGCGCCGGTACGCCCGAGATCACCATCGAAGGCGTCAAAAAATTGCACGGCGGCTATCACAGTGTGATCCCTGATCGCATCGAAAGCGGCACGTATCTGGTCGCCGGCGCCATTACCGGCGGCGATGTGCGGTTGCGCGACACGCGGCCGGAATTGCTGGTATCGGTGCTCGATAAGTTGCACGAGACCGGTGCTGAGATCGAAACCGGTCCGGATTGGATCCGGTTGAACATGACCGGCCGCCGGCCGCAGGCGGTCAGCATCAGCACCGCGCCGTATCCGGCGTTCCCGACCGACATGCAAGCGCAGTTCGTGGCGATGAACGCCATCGCCGACGGCTCCAGCACCATCACCGAGACCATCTTCGAAAACCGCTTCATGCACGCGCAAGAGTTGCAGCGCATGGGCGCCGATATCGACATCAAGGGCAACACCGCGGTCGTGCGCGGCGTGCCGCATCTCACCGGCGCGCCGGTGATGGCGACCGATCTGCGCGCTTCGGCGAGTCTTGCGCTCGCCGGCTTGGTGGCGCAGAACGAGACCGTCATCGATCGCATCTATCACATCGATCGCGGTTACGAGCAGATCGAAGAGAAGCTGTCGCAACTCGGAGCGCGCATTCGCCGCGTGCCCGGGCCGAAGACTGCCGCCGTCGATTTACATAAGGCACCGTCGCTGGCAACGCCGAGCAAGCAGGCCGGTTGACATGTCCGCGATCATCAACATCGCTTTGTCCAAAGGCCGTATCCTCGAAGAGAGTCTGCCGCTATTGGCGCAAGCCGGCATCACGCCGCTCGAAGATCCGCTGAAGAGCCGCAAGCTGGTCATCGACACCAGCCGCGACGACGTAAAGATCATCGTCATCCGCGCGCAGGATGTGCCGACGTACGTCCAATTCGGCGCGGCCGATCTGGGTATCGCCGGCAAGGACGTATTGATGGAGTACGACGGCGACGGCTTGTACGAATTGCTCGACCTCAAGATCGGGCGCTGTCGCTTGAGCGTGGCCGAGCCGGCGAATATGGCGACGCGCGACGATCCGAGCACCTGGACGCGTGTGCGTGTCGCCACTAAATATCCGAAAATCACGCAGCGCCATTTCGCCGCCAAAGGCATACAGACCGAGATCATCAAGCTGTACGGCTCGATGGAGTTGGCGCCGTTGGTAGGCTTGTCCGATCGCATCGTCGACCTCGTTAGTACCGGGCAAACACTGAAACAGAACAACCTGGCGGAAGTCGAGCACATCGCCGATATCAGCGCCTGGTTGGTCGCTAACCGTGCCGCTATGAAGATGAAGCGTGGGCCGTTGCAGAGCATCATCGACAAGTTGCAGCAGGCGGTGGGTTAGTGACGGCGCCGCGCATCCCATTGTTGAACACGCGCGACGCCGGCTTCGAGCCGGCATTTGCCAAGCTGCTCGACCGTGGTGCTACTGAAGATCCGAAAATCGCCGCCACCGTCGCCGCTATCCTGGCCGATGTGCGCACGCGCGGCGACGCCGCCGTACTCGATTACACGCAACACTTCGACCGGCATCCGGCGCCATCGATGGCAGCGCTCGAGATCAAGCGCGAGCGCCTCGAGTTGGCGCAGGCGTCGGTGTCGAACGATCGACGCAGCGCGTTAATCGTCGCCGCCGCGCGTATTCGCGAGTATCACGAAAAA
The Gammaproteobacteria bacterium DNA segment above includes these coding regions:
- a CDS encoding BolA/IbaG family iron-sulfur metabolism protein produces the protein MVLPTDIKEWIERGMPGARVEVDGDGHHFEALIVAKEFAGKSMLQQHRMVYAVLGDKMRADIHALSLRTLTPEEYQTQSE
- the grxD gene encoding Grx4 family monothiol glutaredoxin, with translation MSVQDKIRQQLASDKIVLYMKGNPQSPMCGFSAKAVQLLNAAGAKFSTFDVLADAEVRQGLKEFSNWPTFPQLYVDGELVGGCDIMTELYQKGELQKLVGKAQG
- the murA gene encoding UDP-N-acetylglucosamine 1-carboxyvinyltransferase, which translates into the protein MDRLLINGGIPLRGDVRISGAKNAALPILVASLLTDETLCIGNMPHLQDITTTMELLGRMGVRLVVAEKMMIEANANKVTSLCAPYELVKTMRASILVLGPLLARFGEAEVSMPGGCAIGSRPINLHVKGLQAMGAEISLEGGYIRAKAKRLQGARVFMDLVSVTGTENLMMAAALADGVTVIENAAREPEVVDLANCLITMGAKIAGAGTPEITIEGVKKLHGGYHSVIPDRIESGTYLVAGAITGGDVRLRDTRPELLVSVLDKLHETGAEIETGPDWIRLNMTGRRPQAVSISTAPYPAFPTDMQAQFVAMNAIADGSSTITETIFENRFMHAQELQRMGADIDIKGNTAVVRGVPHLTGAPVMATDLRASASLALAGLVAQNETVIDRIYHIDRGYEQIEEKLSQLGARIRRVPGPKTAAVDLHKAPSLATPSKQAG
- a CDS encoding ATP phosphoribosyltransferase encodes the protein MSAIINIALSKGRILEESLPLLAQAGITPLEDPLKSRKLVIDTSRDDVKIIVIRAQDVPTYVQFGAADLGIAGKDVLMEYDGDGLYELLDLKIGRCRLSVAEPANMATRDDPSTWTRVRVATKYPKITQRHFAAKGIQTEIIKLYGSMELAPLVGLSDRIVDLVSTGQTLKQNNLAEVEHIADISAWLVANRAAMKMKRGPLQSIIDKLQQAVG